Proteins encoded together in one Camelina sativa cultivar DH55 chromosome 9, Cs, whole genome shotgun sequence window:
- the LOC104711249 gene encoding putative F-box protein At3g22650, producing MVDKQSNDLKKKGGGELWEENKPEKLGEKIHKSHREKLAPADERMQRSDTRLYLPADLVENILIRLPVRQLVRFQIVCKDWRSLLGQSRFIYAHLKNNSHKFLHSRDSSQIWIVENLDQSPLYFKLCDLRGEHIRGISACDGLILCNTYSGKIAIWNLQVRRWLPDREFVSFDDCCCLGRTRDMIYKVLTFNLVASRYYDSALNTLEAEICDLHSQSWKSVEMDDTWTLYRNKFVVLSLGGNSFWLACWCDNNEVFVQSFNFSTESFIPVRLPFVVKPLDETTTALSCFQEDRISLLYQRHRELTELWVTNRVGDEVPVSAWTKLFSITSDHPLIHHDPSYFVNLNNITIFCEEVTAAGDVQIKLLKLSQTRVERTNVHRYNRSKTKWCAPSNNCVYFHTLVPVAGL from the exons ATGGTTGATAAACAGTCCAATGATCTTAAGAAAAAAGGAGGAGGAGAGCTTTGGGAAGAGAATAAACCTGAGAAGCTGGGCGAGAAAATCCACAAATCTCACCGAGAGAAGTTAGCACCTGCTGATGAGAGGATGCAAAGATCAGACACAAGACTCTATCTCCCAGCAGATCTAGTGGAGAACATTCTCATAAGGCTTCCAGTAAGACAACTTGTGAGGTTTCAAATCGTTTGTAAAGATTGGAGAAGTCTCTTAGGCCAAAGCAGATTCATCTACGCTCATCTGAAAAACAACAGCCACAAGTTCCTTCACTCAAGAGACTCTTCTCAGATTTGGATAGTAGAGAACTTGGATCAATCTCCTCTATACTTCAAACTGTGTGATCTCCGTGGTGAACATATCCGAGGTATCTCAGCCTGTGATGGATTAATTTTGTGCAACACTTACTCTGGCAAAATTGCAATCTGGAACTTACAAGTACGTAGATGGCTACCCGATAGAGAGTTTGTGTCCTTTGATGACTGCTGCTGCCTTGGACGCACAAGAGACATGATATACAAGGTTTTAACCTTCAATCTCGTTGCTAGCCGTTATTATGATAGTGCGTTAAATACACTTGAAGCAGAAATATGTGATCTCCATTCACAGAGCTGGAAGTCTGTAGAGATGGATGACACTTGGACTTTGTATAGGAATAAGTTTGTCGTGCTATCACTGGGAGGAAATTCGTTTTGGTTAGCTTGCTGGTGTGACAACAATGAAGTCTTTGTGCAGTCGTTTAACTTTTCCACGGAATCGTTTATACCAGTTAGACTTCCTTTTGTGGTCAAGCCATTGGATGAGACTACAACAGCTTTATCGTGTTTCCAGGAAGATAGAATCTCTCTCCTTTATCAAAGACACAGAGAACTTACTGAGCTGTGGGTTACTAACAGAGTCGGAGATGAGGTTCCAGTTTCAGCTTGGACGAAACTTTTTAGCATCACAAGTGATCATCCTCTCATTCATCATGATCCCAGCTACTTTGTCAACCTAAACAATATCACAATCTTTTGTGAAGAGGTAACAGCAGCAGGTGATGTTCAGATCAAATTGTTGAAATTGTCTCAAACTAGGGTGGAGCGAACAAATGTGCACAGGTATAACCGTTCGAAGACAAAGTGGTGTGCCCCTTCAAACAACTGTGTTTACTTTCACACTTTGGTTCCTGTAGCAG GATTGTAA
- the LOC104711248 gene encoding coiled-coil domain-containing protein 94 homolog, which yields MGERKSLNKYYPPDFNPKKIPRLQKPKNQQKKIRSMLPVRVRCNTCGNYMSEGTKVNCRQEDVINETYLGIKILRFYIKCTKCLAEVIIKTDPKNCSYTVESGATCLYNGVEEKEKKREVTENVLESLERRTVVSKREIEVMAALDEVKSMKSRRASVSVDSMLEALSRRKKQEEENVEEELLIKSIKFGKRTRRIDEERNKNYEAFDEKKKKGNNKRRDCRNYPSQISSVCIMSKKTVKEGLESLCHTYGTDSDEEK from the coding sequence ATGGGAGAACGCAAAAGCCTAAACAAGTATTATCCGCCAGATTTCAATCCGAAGAAGATACCTCGCCTCCAGAAACCGAAAAATCAGCAGAAGAAGATTCGATCTATGCTTCCAGTACGTGTTCGATGCAACACATGTGGTAATTACATGTCGGAAGGCACCAAAGTCAATTGCCGTCAAGAAGACGTCATCAACGAGACGTACCTAGGCATTAAAATCCTTAGGTTCTACATCAAGTGCACAAAATGCTTGGCGGAGGTGATAATTAAGACCGATCCAAAGAACTGTAGTTATACTGTCGAATCAGGTGCAACTTGCCTGTATAATGGAGtcgaggagaaggagaagaagcgtGAGGTAACTGAAAACGTGTTGGAGTCCTTAGAGAGGAGAACTGTGGTATCTAAAAGAGAGATTGAAGTTATGGCTGCACTTGATGAGGTTAAGTCTATGAAGTCTAGACGAGCCTCCGTGAGCGTAGACTCCATGCTTGAGGCTttgagtagaagaaaaaaacaagaagaagagaacgtGGAGGAAGAATTGCTTATCAAGTCGATAAAATTTGGTAAGCGGACTAGAAGGATTGatgaagagagaaacaaaaactatgaggcgtttgatgagaagaagaagaagggtaatAATAAGAGACGTGATTGCCGTAATTATCCCAGTCAAATCTCTTCTGTTTGCATAATGTCGAAAAAGACTGTAAAGGAGGGACTCGAATCTCTGTGTCACACCTATGGCACCGACAGCGATGAGGAGAAGTGA